From one Flavobacteriales bacterium genomic stretch:
- a CDS encoding ABC transporter permease, whose protein sequence is MLLLRETFMRPERLSLYWSRTLEEMDLLGVKSLGIVALLSAFMGAVITIQTKTNIDSPLIQAWVVGFATRQSTILEFSPTVISLILAGKVGSSIAAEIGSMRVKEQIDALDIMGVNSAGYLILPKIVATMVINPFLVMISMFLGIFSGWFAGVQTGIVQSDDFLTGIQLDFKVYHVVYALIKTVVFAFLIATVSAYQGYYTRGGTREVGVSSTRAVVFSSMAILLANLILTQMLLL, encoded by the coding sequence ATGCTGCTGCTGCGCGAGACCTTCATGCGGCCAGAGCGCCTCAGCCTTTATTGGTCGCGTACCTTGGAAGAGATGGACCTGCTTGGGGTCAAGAGCCTCGGCATCGTGGCTCTGCTCTCGGCCTTCATGGGCGCGGTGATCACCATCCAGACCAAGACCAACATCGACAGTCCGTTGATCCAGGCCTGGGTCGTTGGCTTCGCTACCCGGCAGAGCACCATCCTGGAGTTCAGCCCAACGGTGATCTCGCTGATCCTGGCCGGCAAAGTGGGCAGCAGCATCGCTGCCGAGATCGGCTCCATGCGCGTGAAGGAGCAGATCGACGCGCTTGATATCATGGGCGTGAACTCGGCCGGCTACCTGATACTCCCGAAGATCGTGGCCACCATGGTGATCAACCCTTTCCTGGTCATGATCAGCATGTTCCTGGGCATCTTCAGCGGGTGGTTCGCGGGCGTGCAGACTGGCATCGTGCAGAGCGACGACTTCCTCACCGGCATCCAGCTCGATTTCAAGGTGTACCACGTGGTGTACGCGCTGATCAAGACGGTCGTCTTCGCTTTCCTGATCGCCACGGTGAGCGCATACCAGGGCTATTACACCCGGGGCGGCACCCGCGAGGTGGGTGTGAGCAGCACGCGGGCCGTGGTATTCAGCAGCATGGCCATCCTGCTGGCCAACCTGATCCTCACGCAGATGCTGCTGCTATGA
- a CDS encoding NTP transferase domain-containing protein translates to MSNENTWCVIMAGGVGSRFWPMSRTAYPKQFLDFLGLGRTLLQQTYDRFVPICGKERILVVTNDRYAAIVREQLPDLADWQILEEPQRKNTAPCVAYANAVIGRHDPNAAIIVAPSDHLVLKEEAFHETIRTAVKQARSGDCLVTLGIVPSRPDTGYGYIQFQDGDGTMHPRVKKVKTFTEKPDHATAQRFIESGDFLWNAGIFIWTLKSIDAAFHRHLPEMQASFDRRSGSIGTAEERSAIQEVYAECASESIDYGIMEKTADAFTVMGDFGWSDLGTWGSLYTHLPKDAHGNAAIGSSVKLHECSGNVVHAHDDRLLVLQGLEDCIVVSTNDALLVCRKRDEQQIKQFVNELTAESGERYI, encoded by the coding sequence ATGAGCAATGAGAATACCTGGTGCGTGATCATGGCAGGCGGCGTTGGAAGCCGCTTCTGGCCCATGAGCCGCACCGCATATCCCAAGCAGTTCCTCGACTTCCTGGGATTGGGGCGCACGCTCCTTCAGCAGACCTACGACCGATTCGTGCCCATCTGCGGCAAGGAGCGCATCCTGGTGGTCACCAATGATCGGTATGCCGCCATCGTGCGTGAGCAGCTCCCCGACCTGGCCGATTGGCAGATCCTGGAAGAACCACAGCGCAAGAACACGGCACCGTGCGTGGCTTACGCGAATGCCGTGATCGGCAGGCACGACCCCAACGCAGCCATCATCGTGGCGCCAAGCGATCACCTGGTGCTGAAAGAGGAAGCCTTCCATGAGACGATCCGCACCGCGGTGAAGCAGGCGCGATCGGGCGATTGCCTGGTAACGCTCGGCATCGTGCCCAGCCGCCCAGATACCGGCTACGGCTATATCCAATTCCAAGATGGAGATGGCACCATGCATCCCCGCGTGAAGAAGGTGAAGACCTTCACGGAGAAACCCGATCATGCCACGGCCCAGCGCTTCATCGAGAGCGGCGATTTCCTCTGGAACGCAGGCATCTTCATCTGGACGCTCAAGAGCATCGACGCCGCTTTCCATCGCCATCTGCCGGAGATGCAAGCGTCGTTCGACAGGCGCAGCGGTTCGATCGGAACGGCAGAAGAGCGATCAGCCATCCAGGAAGTGTACGCCGAATGCGCCAGTGAGAGCATCGATTATGGCATCATGGAGAAAACCGCCGATGCCTTCACGGTGATGGGCGATTTCGGATGGAGCGACCTGGGCACCTGGGGCAGCTTGTACACCCACCTGCCCAAGGATGCGCATGGCAATGCGGCCATTGGGAGCTCCGTGAAGCTCCATGAATGCAGCGGCAATGTGGTGCATGCGCACGATGATCGGTTGCTCGTCCTGCAGGGCCTCGAGGATTGCATCGTGGTGAGCACCAACGACGCGCTCCTGGTCTGTCGCAAGCGTGACGAGCAGCAGATCAAGCAATTCGTGAACGAGCTCACCGCCGAGAGCGGCGAACGCTACATCTGA
- a CDS encoding T9SS type A sorting domain-containing protein: MNKRYLLLPALLIAGGAMAQWANGVQARKDFRAATPSRDHIQAIPAQENDSRDGGDVIWSEDFANGLDGNNGVGPWTVSGPNGAIWRRKTTGPLGAYTAVTQIIGSTTAANGFMMFNSDSANCTWVGNTPTALPADQFINWEGSLESPVLDLSATPYVELQFQQRLRYCCDNSPHYVEVSTDGGATWPERFAVGADIAVNAVSPTQTRKVNLTCAIQGNPSSVKFRFRHDGDMGTSHYQWQVDDVQIVELYDADLRVLSASTSAFDLDLALTYDSLRYSLYPFNQLRPVPLNMTVLNNSTIPQDGTVANFTVAQGGNTVLNQDQSLGSFPLCPAEQKVWINPSFTPPAVAGTYDVTFGISATNPDNTPADNSAMASFGVSQYFYGRDLGAISSFEDGAGDGSVLILGNTFYVANATDLHSARVALNTGSEIGAIITAELRDVNQADFPIIATSEEVVIAQSMLGGNGSSNFTNITFNPPVALDAQTDYLLTVHCYGNIRVGNSGTSEEQTSFIYYISPTQGEDWFYTTTTPMVQMNFDPTASVGTLTAVDGVGLGQNIPNPSRNTTVIPYTLDKGASVVIELHDVSGKLVKRIAEGYRPAGSYRSQLNVQELTEGLYLYTLRAGDVTVTKRMSVER, translated from the coding sequence ATGAACAAACGTTACCTCCTGCTCCCAGCCCTGCTGATCGCTGGCGGCGCCATGGCCCAATGGGCGAATGGCGTCCAGGCCCGCAAGGATTTCCGCGCCGCGACGCCCTCGCGTGATCATATTCAAGCCATTCCTGCCCAGGAGAACGACAGCCGCGATGGCGGTGATGTGATCTGGAGCGAGGATTTCGCCAACGGACTTGATGGCAATAACGGCGTTGGCCCTTGGACCGTGAGCGGTCCCAATGGCGCGATCTGGCGCCGGAAGACCACCGGCCCGCTGGGCGCATACACAGCGGTCACGCAGATCATCGGCAGCACCACGGCAGCCAATGGCTTCATGATGTTCAACAGCGACAGCGCCAACTGTACCTGGGTGGGCAATACCCCAACGGCATTGCCGGCCGATCAATTCATCAACTGGGAGGGCAGCTTGGAATCGCCCGTGCTCGACCTGAGCGCGACGCCTTATGTGGAGCTCCAATTCCAGCAGCGCTTGCGTTATTGCTGCGACAACTCACCGCACTATGTCGAGGTGAGCACCGACGGCGGCGCTACCTGGCCGGAGCGATTCGCGGTAGGCGCTGACATCGCGGTGAACGCCGTGAGCCCCACGCAGACCCGCAAAGTGAACCTGACCTGCGCGATCCAGGGCAACCCCAGCAGCGTGAAGTTCCGCTTCCGCCACGATGGCGACATGGGCACGAGCCACTACCAGTGGCAGGTGGATGACGTGCAGATCGTTGAACTGTACGATGCGGATCTCCGTGTGTTGAGCGCGTCGACCAGTGCTTTCGACCTCGACTTGGCCCTCACCTACGATTCGCTCCGCTATTCCCTTTACCCCTTCAACCAGCTGCGCCCTGTTCCTTTGAACATGACGGTGCTGAATAACAGCACTATCCCGCAGGATGGCACTGTAGCCAACTTCACCGTGGCGCAAGGCGGTAATACGGTGCTGAATCAGGATCAGAGCCTGGGTTCTTTCCCGCTCTGCCCCGCCGAGCAGAAGGTGTGGATCAATCCTTCGTTCACGCCCCCCGCTGTGGCCGGCACCTACGACGTCACCTTCGGCATCTCTGCCACCAACCCGGATAACACACCAGCCGATAACAGCGCCATGGCCAGCTTCGGCGTGAGCCAGTATTTCTACGGCCGAGACCTGGGCGCCATCTCCAGCTTCGAGGACGGCGCCGGCGACGGCAGCGTGCTGATCCTGGGCAACACTTTCTATGTAGCAAACGCCACTGACTTGCATTCGGCTCGTGTGGCTCTGAACACCGGTTCGGAGATTGGCGCCATCATCACCGCCGAGCTGCGCGATGTGAACCAGGCTGACTTCCCGATCATCGCCACCAGCGAGGAAGTGGTGATCGCACAATCGATGCTCGGCGGCAACGGAAGCAGCAATTTCACCAACATCACCTTCAACCCGCCCGTTGCCCTCGACGCCCAGACGGACTACCTGCTCACGGTGCACTGCTACGGCAATATCCGGGTCGGGAACAGCGGCACCAGCGAAGAGCAAACCTCCTTCATCTACTACATCAGCCCCACGCAAGGCGAGGACTGGTTCTACACCACCACCACGCCGATGGTACAGATGAACTTCGACCCGACGGCCAGCGTGGGCACGCTCACGGCGGTTGACGGCGTTGGTCTGGGGCAGAACATCCCGAACCCCAGCCGCAACACCACCGTGATCCCTTACACCCTGGATAAAGGCGCCAGCGTGGTGATCGAGCTGCACGATGTGAGCGGCAAACTGGTGAAGCGCATCGCTGAGGGTTACCGCCCGGCTGGCAGCTACCGCAGCCAACTCAATGTGCAGGAACTCACCGAGGGCCTCTACCTCTACACCCTGCGCGCGGGCGATGTGACCGTGACCAAGCGCATGAGCGTGGAGCGCTAG
- the gcvP gene encoding aminomethyl-transferring glycine dehydrogenase, with amino-acid sequence MNVVSYQERHIGPNAEETAAMLKAIGVSSLDELIDRTVPKGIRAKNALDVGPAMTELEYLEHMRDLGRGNKQYRSYIGLGYNGTIVPQPILRNILENPGWYTAYTPYQAEISQGRLEALLNFQTMSSDLTGLPIANASLLDEATAIAEAMHMLYAARPKELANAHRFFADKGLYPQNIDVLKTRCAPIGVELVVGDAKDLDPADGYFGLALQYPAIDGSVNDYRALVSKAKAAGVKTAVCADLLSLVLLAPPGEWGADVCVGNSQRFGVPMGYGGPHAAFFCCSDEYKRLIPGRIIGVSQDRRGKQGLRMALQTREQHIRRDKATSNICTAQALLAVMAGMYAVYHGPEGLKRIARNVHAHARSVAEAAKAIGYTVANGSYFDTITLAGVKDVKKLRDAMEAKGINLRYEGSNASITLDETVRPTDVSDVITALAEAAGMKAPVSAGNGASTSVPADLQRKSDFLTHPVFNTHHSETDLMRYMKRLENKDFSLVHGMIPLGSCTMKLNAAATLWPITRPEWAYIHPFAPVEQVKGYQQVFSELSEQLAKATGFTAVSLQPNSGAQGEYAGLLVIRAYHAARGDKHRNIALIPSSAHGTNPASAVMAGMQVVVVKADGEGHVDVADLKTKAEQYKDTLSCLMVTYPSTHGVYEESIKEITSTIHANGGLVYMDGANMNAQVGLTSPGEIGADVCHLNLHKTFAIPHGGGGPGMGPICVNDKLKPFLPGHPVIKTGGEQAVPAVSAAPWGSSLILLISYGYIKMLGGEGLTDATRYAILNANYLRAKLEKHYPILYVGSQGMVAHEMILDCRDFKRAAGVDVSDVAKRLMDYGFHAPTVSFPVAETLMVEPTESESKAELDRFIEAMISIRQEVAAIEQGKADKADNVLKNAPHTSEEVCANEWSHLYSREQAAFPAQVNREWKYWPTVSRVDNAFGDRNLICTCPPIEEYMTVEA; translated from the coding sequence CTCGACGTGGGCCCGGCCATGACCGAGCTGGAATACCTCGAGCACATGCGCGACCTGGGCCGCGGCAACAAGCAGTACCGCAGCTACATCGGCTTGGGCTACAACGGCACCATCGTGCCGCAGCCCATCCTGCGCAACATCCTGGAGAATCCCGGATGGTACACGGCCTACACCCCCTACCAAGCGGAGATCTCGCAGGGCCGCCTCGAAGCGCTGTTGAATTTCCAGACGATGTCCAGCGACCTCACTGGACTGCCCATCGCCAATGCATCGCTCCTGGATGAGGCCACGGCCATCGCTGAAGCCATGCACATGCTCTACGCCGCGCGGCCGAAGGAGCTGGCCAACGCGCACAGGTTCTTTGCCGACAAGGGCCTCTACCCGCAGAACATCGATGTGCTGAAGACCCGATGCGCGCCCATCGGCGTGGAGCTCGTCGTTGGTGACGCGAAGGACCTCGACCCCGCCGATGGCTACTTCGGCCTCGCGCTGCAATACCCGGCGATCGACGGCAGCGTGAATGATTACCGCGCGTTGGTGAGCAAGGCGAAAGCCGCTGGCGTGAAGACGGCCGTCTGCGCCGACCTGCTATCGCTTGTGCTCCTTGCGCCTCCGGGCGAGTGGGGCGCCGATGTGTGCGTGGGAAACAGCCAGCGTTTCGGCGTGCCCATGGGCTACGGCGGTCCGCATGCCGCCTTCTTCTGCTGCAGCGACGAATACAAGCGCTTGATCCCGGGCCGCATCATCGGCGTGAGCCAGGATCGCCGGGGCAAGCAGGGCCTGCGCATGGCGCTGCAAACGCGGGAGCAGCATATCCGCCGCGACAAGGCCACCAGCAACATCTGCACGGCGCAAGCGCTGCTCGCAGTGATGGCCGGCATGTACGCGGTCTATCACGGCCCCGAAGGCTTGAAGCGCATCGCCCGAAACGTCCACGCGCATGCGCGCTCGGTGGCCGAGGCGGCGAAGGCGATCGGCTACACCGTTGCGAACGGCTCGTACTTCGATACCATCACCCTCGCTGGCGTGAAGGATGTGAAGAAGCTGCGCGATGCGATGGAGGCGAAGGGCATCAACCTGCGCTACGAGGGCAGCAACGCGAGCATCACCCTCGACGAAACAGTGCGCCCTACGGATGTAAGCGACGTGATCACTGCGCTGGCCGAGGCCGCTGGCATGAAGGCGCCTGTCAGCGCTGGCAATGGCGCCAGCACAAGCGTTCCCGCCGATCTGCAGCGCAAGAGCGATTTCCTCACGCACCCGGTCTTCAACACGCACCATTCCGAGACCGATCTCATGCGCTACATGAAGCGCTTGGAGAACAAGGATTTCTCGCTCGTTCATGGCATGATACCGCTCGGCTCATGCACCATGAAGCTGAATGCGGCCGCCACCCTTTGGCCCATCACGAGGCCTGAATGGGCCTACATCCACCCCTTCGCGCCAGTGGAACAGGTGAAGGGCTACCAGCAGGTCTTCTCGGAGCTGAGCGAACAGCTCGCCAAGGCCACGGGATTCACAGCCGTATCGCTGCAACCGAACAGCGGTGCGCAAGGCGAATACGCCGGCCTTCTGGTGATCCGCGCCTACCACGCGGCGCGCGGCGATAAGCACCGCAACATCGCGCTGATCCCCAGCAGCGCGCACGGCACCAATCCCGCCAGTGCAGTCATGGCCGGCATGCAGGTGGTGGTGGTGAAGGCCGATGGCGAAGGCCATGTGGATGTGGCCGACCTGAAGACGAAGGCCGAACAGTACAAGGACACGCTGAGCTGCTTGATGGTGACCTACCCCAGCACGCACGGCGTTTATGAGGAGAGCATCAAGGAGATCACGAGCACCATTCACGCCAACGGCGGGCTGGTCTATATGGATGGCGCCAACATGAATGCGCAAGTGGGACTGACAAGTCCCGGTGAGATCGGCGCTGATGTGTGCCACCTGAACCTGCACAAGACCTTCGCGATCCCGCATGGCGGAGGCGGCCCCGGGATGGGCCCCATCTGCGTGAACGACAAGCTGAAGCCCTTCCTGCCCGGCCATCCGGTGATCAAGACCGGCGGAGAGCAAGCCGTTCCTGCCGTGAGCGCTGCACCATGGGGCAGCTCGCTCATCCTGCTGATCAGTTACGGGTACATCAAGATGCTCGGCGGCGAGGGCCTCACCGATGCCACGCGCTACGCCATCCTGAACGCGAACTACCTCCGCGCGAAACTGGAGAAGCACTACCCCATCCTCTACGTTGGCAGCCAGGGCATGGTGGCGCATGAGATGATCCTCGATTGCCGCGACTTCAAGCGCGCGGCCGGCGTGGATGTCAGCGATGTAGCCAAGCGGCTGATGGATTACGGCTTCCATGCGCCCACCGTGAGCTTCCCGGTGGCCGAGACGCTCATGGTGGAACCCACCGAGAGCGAGAGCAAGGCCGAGCTGGATCGATTCATCGAAGCCATGATCAGCATCCGCCAAGAGGTTGCTGCCATTGAGCAGGGCAAGGCCGACAAGGCCGATAACGTGCTGAAGAACGCGCCGCACACCAGCGAAGAAGTGTGCGCCAACGAATGGAGCCACCTCTACTCGCGCGAGCAGGCCGCATTCCCGGCGCAGGTGAACCGCGAGTGGAAATACTGGCCCACCGTGAGCCGTGTAGATAATGCCTTCGGCGATCGCAACCTCATCTGCACCTGTCCGCCGATCGAGGAGTACATGACCGTGGAAGCCTGA
- a CDS encoding SprT-like domain-containing protein, whose product MPPRAHALDLLRQSLPEGAWPPVLDWLRAHPVRIRITRARATKLGDYRNDRSGRSPRISVNGDLNPYAFLVTLVHEFAHHAVFIEAPRAEPHGHEWRMAYKRLMRPYLSPAVLPPDVLLALTLHMGRPPASSCADPQLMRALHRHDPKPGLHLEDLPEGAIFRYRKALYLKGPRLRKRFKCKCLSDGRSFLMDPLIEVGTTKPETLHLPEPEPIPCAPHEQ is encoded by the coding sequence ATGCCCCCCCGCGCGCACGCTCTCGACCTCCTGCGCCAATCCCTGCCAGAAGGCGCTTGGCCGCCCGTGCTCGATTGGCTGCGCGCGCATCCCGTGCGGATCCGGATCACGCGGGCACGCGCCACCAAATTGGGCGATTACCGCAACGACCGATCGGGCCGATCGCCGCGGATCAGCGTGAACGGCGACCTGAACCCGTATGCCTTCCTGGTGACGTTGGTCCACGAGTTCGCCCATCACGCCGTATTCATTGAGGCTCCCCGCGCCGAACCGCATGGCCACGAATGGCGCATGGCCTACAAGCGATTGATGCGGCCGTATTTGAGCCCTGCGGTATTGCCTCCCGATGTGCTGCTGGCACTCACCCTGCACATGGGCCGCCCTCCCGCGAGCAGCTGCGCCGACCCCCAGCTCATGCGCGCCTTGCACCGGCATGACCCCAAGCCCGGCCTGCACTTGGAGGATCTGCCCGAAGGGGCCATTTTCAGATACCGCAAGGCCCTCTACCTGAAAGGCCCCCGGCTCCGGAAGAGATTCAAATGCAAATGCCTGAGCGATGGGCGCTCCTTCCTCATGGACCCGTTGATCGAAGTCGGGACAACCAAACCGGAAACGCTTCACTTGCCTGAGCCGGAGCCGATACCTTGCGCGCCGCATGAGCAATGA
- a CDS encoding T9SS type A sorting domain-containing protein gives MKKIYSTLLLCVAIAGTVSAQKTAYQGPRFTAKPSLDPAVQVGPLLGGARSTILWESDFSNEADWSISSDHQGTLPNNNQWEIGVGIAGTGDYPTPAIQSPTAGNGYAMYDSDGFNNNTANLERANLTTANSFSTAGYPNVIVEFQTQYREYNNEQTYLVVSTNNTDWPTTLEPGSDISGMSNVFYVFEPGELTQGVSPGNPTLRRINISAAAGDQPQVWVRLLFVGIWGYTWYVDDFKVMDQPPYDLVMESGFLSHTGNGEEYGRIPENQLNPTMQIGGNYLNFGVNAMTNATVAMNVTGPTPFLSTSNPVNLASGEAGLWDESFMLPGALGVGTYNATFGLAATETPQEDDTDNNTYLRNFEVNNDWYTLDGIGNHPAGYESLTSTGTNSFTDAADGLVLFNYYEIKTATTIYGLEIGITNASDEGAYFFPAIYDTVLSAAGQLEAPLYENQNVTEINAGHIADGKVTVAFETPYVIQPGGYYVGVKMYSSGGTTNMRVIDDLTVPQPGLAAGIEIPQDQVYTNGNAYHIRLGLNPSIGITEANDLTGISIFPNPSADGLLQFRAEQGGSFTIQVTDMLGREVLNTRTTGSSTLDLRGEAAGVYTVRVSDGKASTAQRVTLK, from the coding sequence ATGAAGAAGATCTACTCGACCCTGCTGCTCTGCGTGGCCATTGCCGGCACCGTGAGCGCGCAGAAAACCGCCTATCAAGGCCCCCGCTTCACCGCCAAGCCCTCACTCGATCCTGCTGTTCAAGTGGGGCCGTTGCTGGGGGGCGCGCGCAGCACCATCCTCTGGGAGAGCGATTTCTCCAATGAAGCCGACTGGTCGATCAGCAGCGACCACCAAGGCACCCTTCCGAACAACAACCAATGGGAAATCGGCGTTGGCATCGCTGGAACGGGAGACTACCCCACGCCTGCCATCCAGAGCCCCACAGCCGGCAATGGATATGCGATGTACGACTCCGATGGCTTCAACAACAACACGGCTAACCTGGAGCGCGCCAATCTGACCACGGCCAACTCGTTCAGCACCGCTGGTTATCCGAACGTTATCGTTGAATTCCAGACGCAATACAGGGAGTACAACAACGAGCAGACCTATCTGGTGGTGAGCACGAACAACACGGATTGGCCCACCACGCTTGAGCCTGGTTCGGACATCAGCGGCATGAGCAATGTGTTCTACGTGTTCGAGCCCGGTGAACTCACCCAGGGTGTTTCGCCCGGCAACCCCACCCTGCGACGCATCAACATCTCTGCAGCTGCTGGCGACCAACCTCAGGTTTGGGTGCGCCTGCTCTTCGTGGGCATCTGGGGCTACACCTGGTACGTGGACGATTTCAAGGTGATGGACCAACCCCCTTACGATTTGGTGATGGAGAGCGGTTTCTTGAGCCACACCGGCAACGGCGAGGAGTATGGCCGCATCCCGGAGAACCAGCTGAACCCCACGATGCAGATCGGCGGCAATTACCTCAACTTCGGCGTGAATGCCATGACCAACGCCACCGTGGCGATGAACGTTACCGGCCCGACCCCCTTCCTGAGCACCAGCAACCCTGTGAACCTTGCAAGCGGTGAGGCTGGGCTTTGGGATGAGAGCTTCATGTTGCCGGGCGCCTTGGGTGTCGGCACTTACAACGCGACCTTCGGGCTTGCCGCTACGGAGACCCCGCAGGAGGACGACACGGACAACAACACCTACCTGCGCAACTTCGAGGTGAACAACGATTGGTACACGCTCGATGGAATCGGCAACCACCCTGCCGGTTACGAATCATTGACCTCCACGGGCACCAATAGCTTCACGGATGCCGCCGATGGCCTGGTGCTCTTCAATTACTACGAGATCAAGACGGCCACCACGATCTACGGCCTCGAGATCGGCATCACGAACGCTTCGGATGAGGGCGCCTACTTCTTCCCGGCCATTTACGACACGGTGCTCAGCGCCGCAGGCCAGCTCGAAGCCCCGTTGTACGAGAACCAGAACGTCACCGAGATCAACGCCGGGCACATCGCCGACGGCAAGGTGACCGTGGCCTTCGAGACGCCCTATGTGATCCAGCCCGGTGGCTACTACGTGGGCGTGAAGATGTACAGCAGCGGCGGCACCACGAACATGCGTGTCATCGACGACCTCACCGTGCCCCAGCCCGGCCTGGCCGCTGGCATCGAGATCCCTCAGGATCAGGTGTACACCAACGGCAATGCCTACCACATCCGATTGGGCCTGAACCCCTCGATCGGGATCACCGAGGCCAACGACCTCACCGGCATCTCGATCTTCCCGAACCCGAGCGCCGACGGCTTGCTGCAGTTCCGTGCTGAGCAGGGCGGCAGCTTCACCATCCAGGTCACGGACATGCTGGGCCGCGAGGTGCTTAACACCCGCACCACCGGCAGCTCCACCCTTGACCTCCGTGGAGAAGCCGCTGGCGTGTACACCGTGCGCGTGAGCGACGGCAAGGCCAGCACCGCGCAGCGCGTGACGCTGAAGTAA
- a CDS encoding ATP-binding cassette domain-containing protein, whose protein sequence is MITVEGLGKRFGSVQVLEGIDAEFRKGKVNQVIGRSGSGKSVLAKCMVGLHRPEEGRVLYEGRSFHDMEPEEKRLIRQRIGMLFQGSALFDSLNVIENVMFPLRMFGTMPKSEMADRAHSCLKRVSIIDKDALFPAELSGGMQKRVGIARAIAMEPQYLFCDEPNSGLDPQTSIVIDDLIKDITEEAGITTVVITHDMNSVMETGEHILFIHKGRKWWEGSREELLNSDNKELNEFVFAGSLMRQVKKAMGG, encoded by the coding sequence ATGATCACGGTCGAAGGCCTGGGCAAGCGGTTCGGCAGCGTGCAGGTGCTAGAGGGCATTGATGCGGAATTCCGCAAAGGCAAGGTGAACCAGGTCATCGGCCGCAGCGGATCTGGCAAGAGCGTGCTGGCCAAGTGCATGGTGGGGCTTCACCGTCCCGAAGAAGGACGCGTGCTCTATGAGGGGCGTTCCTTCCATGACATGGAGCCCGAGGAGAAGCGCCTCATCCGCCAGCGCATCGGCATGCTCTTCCAGGGCTCCGCGCTCTTCGACAGCCTCAATGTGATCGAGAACGTGATGTTCCCCCTGCGGATGTTCGGAACCATGCCGAAGAGCGAGATGGCCGATCGTGCGCACAGTTGCCTGAAGCGCGTGAGCATCATCGACAAGGATGCGCTGTTCCCAGCGGAGCTGAGCGGTGGCATGCAGAAGCGCGTGGGCATCGCGCGGGCCATTGCCATGGAGCCGCAATACCTGTTCTGCGACGAGCCCAACAGCGGCCTTGACCCGCAGACCAGCATCGTGATCGACGACCTGATCAAGGACATCACCGAGGAGGCCGGGATCACCACCGTGGTGATCACGCACGACATGAACAGCGTGATGGAGACCGGCGAGCACATCCTCTTCATCCACAAGGGCCGCAAATGGTGGGAGGGCAGCCGGGAAGAGCTTCTCAACAGCGACAACAAGGAGCTCAACGAGTTCGTCTTCGCCGGCAGCCTCATGCGGCAGGTGAAGAAGGCCATGGGCGGCTGA